A region from the Longimicrobium sp. genome encodes:
- a CDS encoding cold shock domain-containing protein, whose translation MRTTGTVKWFNSEKGYGFITPEDGQKDCFVHHSAIQSQGFRSLNEGDRVEFDIVQGTKGPAAENVVRLG comes from the coding sequence ATGCGTACCACCGGCACGGTCAAGTGGTTCAACTCGGAGAAGGGCTACGGCTTCATCACGCCCGAGGACGGCCAGAAGGACTGCTTCGTCCATCACAGCGCCATCCAGTCCCAGGGCTTCCGCTCGCTCAACGAGGGTGACCGCGTGGAGTTCGACATCGTCCAGGGGACCAAGGGCCCCGCGGCCGAGAACGTCGTCCGCCTGGGCTGA